One bacterium genomic window carries:
- a CDS encoding SDR family NAD(P)-dependent oxidoreductase — MLRDRVALVTGAARGIGLACATELSRAGAAVVIADRLAQEAEAAVRTIVA, encoded by the coding sequence CTGCTCAGAGATCGCGTCGCGCTCGTGACCGGTGCGGCGCGGGGAATCGGCCTCGCCTGCGCTACCGAACTCAGCCGCGCGGGGGCGGCGGTGGTCATCGCCGATCGACTGGCCCAGGAGGCGGAGGCGGCGGTCCGCACGATCGTCGCC